A window of Candidatus Cloacimonadota bacterium genomic DNA:
GATTGGACCCAATTTTGAAATGAAAGATCAGATAAAAGTAGGCGATAAAATTGCCAGTTTGGTTTCGCTCTCTCTTACTCCACTAAAAATCAATAGAGTAAAAAGAGTTCTTTTGGATAAAGATCAGGTGGAAATTGAAGGTCAAGCCATTCTGTTCAGTAGCGGTATCTATGCTAAACTGCCAGATGATATGGACGAGAACTTAGCCCTCTCGGTATTGGATGTGGCCGGAGCTCCAGCCCAGGTTGAACGTTTAGTTAAACCCGGTGATAACGTAGTAATTATCGGTGCCAATGGTAAAAGCGGTATCCTCTGTAATGCCGTGGCTCGTGAACGAGCTGGAGTATCCGGAAAGGTTATTGGCGTAGTTCGTAACCCTAATTATATCCCCACTTGTAAAGAAACCGGATGCCATGAGGTTATTATTGCCAGCGCTACAGATGCTATCACCATCCAAAAAGAAGTGTCACGCCTCACTAATGGCAAAATGGCAGACGTAGTAATAAATGTAGTAAACATCGAAGATACAGAATTACCCACCATCATGGCAGCCAAAGATAGAGGCTTGGTATATTTCTTCTCGATGGCAACTTCCTTCACTAAGGCAGCATTGGGCGCCGAAGGAATCGGTGCAGATGTGGATATGATCTTGGGTAATGGTTACGCACATAACCATGCCACTATTTCCCTGGATCTACTACGAAGAAACCCCATTTTAATGAAGCTATTTAAAGAACGTTATACAGATTAATAATTCGGAGCCAATAATGAACATTACAGATATTCGTTCAATCGCCACTCAAGAACAGTGGAACGATTGGCATTGGCAGCTAAAAAACCGCATAACTACTGCTGTTGAGCTGCGCAAGTATATCACCCTGCTTCCTGAGGAAGAAGCGCTCTTTGCCAAACAAGAATTCTCATTCCGTATGGCAATTACTCCATATTATCTTTCTCTGATAGACCACAATAACCCCAATGACCCCGTAAGGATGCAGGCAATCCCCAGAGTGTACGAGAGCGAATTGAGCGATTCTGATATGGCAGACCCCCTGCATGAAGATGCAGATGCACCCGTTCCCGGAATGACTCATCGCTATCCCGATAGAGTATTGCTGCTGCTAACAGATCAATGTGCCATGTATTGCCGGCATTGCACTCGCCGCAGAAAAGCTGGAGAACACGATGCTCCAATGCCTAAAGAAAATGTGGATAAAGCCCTCGAATACATTCGTGAACACACAGAAGTGCGAGATGTGATCCTCTCTGGCGGCGATCCCCTTACCTTAGGAGATGAGCGCATCGATGAAATCCTGGAGCGATTAAGTAAAATTGACCATGTGGATATTGTCCGCTTAGGCACCAGAACACCGGTTGTATTACCTCAACGCATTACCGATTCTTTGCTTTCGGTGCTTAAGAAGTATCCCTTTGTTTGGTTAAATACTCACTACAATCACCCTCAAGAGATTAGCGATACCGCTGCCAAAGCTTTGGCTCGGCTCGCTGAAACCGGTTTGCCCTTGGGAAACCAATCTGTATTGTTAAAAGGCATTAACGATCACGTAGACGTAATGAAAGCATTGGTACATAAACTTGTAAAAAACAGGGTAAGACCCTATTACATATATCAATGTGACCTCTCAGAAGGAATCAGCCATTTTCGCACTCCAATTTCCCGGGGGATTGAAATCATCGAATCTCTACGCGGTCACACCAGCGGCTTATGCGTTCCCACTTTTGTTGTAGATGCCCCTGGCGGCGGTGGAAAAATACCGGTGATGCCAAACTATGTTATCTCCCAAATGCCAGGAAGAGTTGTTCTGCGTAACTATGAAGGCTTCATAACTAGCTATACCGAACCTGGATTCCAGGCCCTCAAGGATGCAGATTACCGAAATCTGTGTCCGCGAGAACGTGAGAGTTGCGAGGGCATCATGAGCCTGCTTAAAGGAAAACATGTAGCCATCGGTCCAGCAGAAACAAAACGAAATCAACGCCGAAAACACTAATTCAATACATTTAATATGATAGATTTGATCTCCACCAAGGCCATAAAAAACATTGCCTTGGTGGGGATCAGTAAAAATGCCGGAAAAACTACGCTAATTAATGCGCTAATACACAATTTCCCCAACCACAAATGGGCAGTATTGAGTACAGGCATAGATGGCGAAAGCGAAGATAGGGTTTATAAAACTCCCAAACCTCTAGTAAATATCTTTCCTGGAAACTTGTTCTGCTGCGACCAGCAGTGGATAGATTTTCACGCTGGGGCAATCAG
This region includes:
- the ablA gene encoding lysine 2,3-aminomutase — its product is MNITDIRSIATQEQWNDWHWQLKNRITTAVELRKYITLLPEEEALFAKQEFSFRMAITPYYLSLIDHNNPNDPVRMQAIPRVYESELSDSDMADPLHEDADAPVPGMTHRYPDRVLLLLTDQCAMYCRHCTRRRKAGEHDAPMPKENVDKALEYIREHTEVRDVILSGGDPLTLGDERIDEILERLSKIDHVDIVRLGTRTPVVLPQRITDSLLSVLKKYPFVWLNTHYNHPQEISDTAAKALARLAETGLPLGNQSVLLKGINDHVDVMKALVHKLVKNRVRPYYIYQCDLSEGISHFRTPISRGIEIIESLRGHTSGLCVPTFVVDAPGGGGKIPVMPNYVISQMPGRVVLRNYEGFITSYTEPGFQALKDADYRNLCPRERESCEGIMSLLKGKHVAIGPAETKRNQRRKH
- a CDS encoding zinc-binding dehydrogenase, which encodes MKTGGCRYGTHRVTEPQGVLPQPARILNNDMNEIWDNELLIDVIRLNVDSASFHQIKNKLIAKGHEDLEKAFADHAVDLTNRTGKHKNEDTGSGGMLIGKVAQIGPNFEMKDQIKVGDKIASLVSLSLTPLKINRVKRVLLDKDQVEIEGQAILFSSGIYAKLPDDMDENLALSVLDVAGAPAQVERLVKPGDNVVIIGANGKSGILCNAVARERAGVSGKVIGVVRNPNYIPTCKETGCHEVIIASATDAITIQKEVSRLTNGKMADVVINVVNIEDTELPTIMAAKDRGLVYFFSMATSFTKAALGAEGIGADVDMILGNGYAHNHATISLDLLRRNPILMKLFKERYTD